A single genomic interval of Lathyrus oleraceus cultivar Zhongwan6 chromosome 7, CAAS_Psat_ZW6_1.0, whole genome shotgun sequence harbors:
- the LOC127105259 gene encoding ubiquitin-conjugating enzyme E2 7 — MASQASLLLQKQLKDLCKHPVDGFSAGLVDESNIFEWSVTIIGPPDTLYEGGFFNAIMSFPSNYPNSPPSVKFTSEIWHPNVYPDGRVCISILHPPGDDPNGYELASERWTPVHTVESIVLSIISMLSGPNDESPANVEAAKEWRDSRDEFRKKVGRCVRKSQEML; from the exons ATGGCGTCCCAAGCCAGCCTTCTCCTTCAAAAACAGCTCAAAG ATCTTTGCAAACATCCCGTCGATGGCTTTTCTGCTGGTTTGGTCGATGAAAGCAATATTTTTGAATGGAGTGTCACCATAATTGGACCCCCTGATACTCTCTA TGAGGGAGGTTTTTTCAATGCGATAATGAGCTTTCCTTCCAATTATCCTAATAGTCCACCATCAGTGAAATTCACATCAGAGATATGGCACCCCAATG TATATCCTGATGGCCGGGTTTGCATATCTATCCTCCATCCTCCTGGTGATGATCCTAATGGTTACGAGCTTGCAAGTGAGCGCTGGACGCCTGTTCATACG GTAGAGAGTATAGTATTGAGTATCATCTCAATGCTCTCTGGTCCTAATGACGAATCTCCTGCAAATGTTGAAGCTGCA AAGGAGTGGAGAGATAGCAGAGATGAATTCAGGAAGAAGGTTGGCCGATGTGTAAGGAAGTCACAAGAAATGTTGTGA
- the LOC127106551 gene encoding uncharacterized protein LOC127106551, translating into MASSTISPAYAYTVLYVKDVAQSVAFYAKAFGYSVRRLDESHRWGELESGNTTIAFTPIHQHETDDLTAAVHATRSKHERPPVEVCFVYPDVDAAYKRAVENGAVSVSVPEVKEWGQKVGYVRDMDGIVIRMGSHVKPAKLD; encoded by the exons ATGGCGTCGTCGACTATCAGCCCAGCATATGCATACACGGTTCTTTACGTAAAAGACGTTGCTCAGTCCGTAGCTTTCTACGCCAAAGCCTTCGGTTATTCCGTTCGCCGCTTAGACGAATCCCACAG ATGGGGAGAGTTGGAAAGTGGAAACACGACGATCGCTTTCACTCCAATCCACCAGCACGAGACCGATGATCTCACCGCCGCTGTCCACGCAACTAGATCTAAACATGAACGACCACCGGTGGAAGTTTGTTTCGTTTACCCTGACGTTGATGCTGCTTACAAG AGGGCGGTGGAGAATGGGGCGGTGTCGGTGAGCGTACCGGAGGTGAAGGAGTGGGGACAGAAGGTTGGGTACGTCAGAGATATGGATGGTATCGTGATCAGAATGGGAAGTCACGTGAAGCCAGCAAAATTAGATTAA